One Brassica napus cultivar Da-Ae chromosome A1, Da-Ae, whole genome shotgun sequence genomic region harbors:
- the LOC106361161 gene encoding uncharacterized protein LOC106361161: MEVKGQVMCVLLMCYIFGHIITSHNCGFIEARISSKFGDLEIEKKLRTINKPAVKIIKTIHGEKYGCVDFFKQPAFDHPSMKNHTYHYKMRPISHSEEKRKRETNNTGFGYLWENGVGCPIGTVPIRRITKDDILGLNSLEDIYTPRSSYNTSTVGTSDPYYDQHHFAVGRTPNKGMVFNGATMELCITAPKVKPSQFSSARLHIQMGDDFIQMGITVNPLLYKDDQPRLFVYTKAGGQQCYNHQCDVGMISVRQDYPMGLSMLPASERGAKTSYFSSFGLIKDKANGNWWFEFGTDAEEIGFWPSNLFRQSSGNYVEWGGEVFTASLPGPQMGYGIFPFQQVRYDAYVKRVAILDNNYNFDTKVDYMESFSDDNRGYQVIDFVKSEFQDAGHIIYYGGPGLDH, translated from the exons ATGGAAGTGAAAGGTCAAGTGATGTGCGTGTTGTTGATGTGTTACATCTTTGGTCATATAATAACAAGTCATAACTGTGGCTTTATCGAAGCCAGGATCTCGTCTAAATTCGGAGATCTAGAAATCGAGAAGAAGCTAAGGACAATTAACAAACCCGCTGTCAAGATCATCAAG ACTATTCATGGAGAAAAATACGGATGCGTGGATTTCTTCAAGCAACCAGCATTTGATCACCCTTCTATGAAAAATCACACATACCATTACAAG ATGCGTCCGATATCCCATTccgaagaaaagagaaaaagagagacaaaCAATACTGGATTTGGTTACTTATGGGAGAATGGTGTGGGTTGTCCCATTGGTACGGTCCCTATACGAAGAATCACCAAAGACGATATCTTGGGATTAAACTCGTTAGAGGATATATATACACCTCGTAGTTCTTACAACACTAGTACCGTAGGTACTAGTGACCCGTATTACGACCAACATCAT TTTGCGGTGGGTCGCACACCGAACAAAGGAATGGTCTTCAATGGAGCAACAATGGAACTGTGTATAACCGCCCCTAAGGTTAAGCCTAGCCAATTCAGTAGTGCTCGGCTTCACATTCAGATGGGAGACGATTTCATACAAATGGGTATAACT GTAAATCCATTACTGTACAAGGATGACCAACCTCGGCTTTTCGTCTATACAAAA GCCGGTGGACAACAATGTTACAATCACCAATGTGACGTAGGAATGATAAGTGTTCGTCAAGATTATCCAATGGGCCTGTCAATGCTGCCAGCTTCTGAACGTGGTGCTAAGACAAGTTATTTCAGCTCATTCGGCCTAATCAAG GACAAAGCAAATGGGAACTGGTGGTTTGAGTTTGGTACAGACGCAGAAGAAATTGGTTTCTGGCCGTCGAACTTGTTTCGCCAAAGCTCTGGAAACTACGTCGAGTGGGGAGGAGAAGTGTTCACCGCATCACTACCTGGTCCTCAAATGGGATATGGAATTTTTCCATTTCAACAAGTACGTTACGACGCATATGTCAAACGTGTAGCCATACTCGATAATAATTATAACTTTGATACTAAAGTGGATTATATGGAATCATTTTCGGACGATAATCGAGGATACCAAGTGATCGACTTCGTAAAGTCTGAATTCCAAGATGCCGGTCATATAATCTATTATGGTGGTCCAGGACTCGatcattaa